The nucleotide window GGTCGCCGGCCCGATGGTCATGCAGGGCTACTGGCAGAAGCCCGACGAGACGGCCACCACCCTCAAGGAAGCCTTCGGGCGCATCTGGCTGCTGACCGGCGACATGGCGACGGTCGACGAGCGCGGGTTCTTCCGGATCGTGGACCGCAAGAAGGACCTGATCATCGCGGGCGGCCACAACATCTACCCGCGCGAGGTCGAAGAGGCGCTGATGTCGCACCCGGCCGTGCTGGAAGCCGCCGCCGTGGGCCTACCCGACGCCTACCGGGGCGAGACGGTCCACGCGGTCGTGGCCCTCAAGCCCGGCGCGCAGGCGACCGAAGCCGAGATCATCGCGCACTGCCGCCGCACCCTGAGCAGCTACAAGGCGCCGCGCAGCGTGGAATTCCGGGACGAGCTGCCCAAGAGCGCGGCCATGAAGATCCTGCGCCGCGAACTGGCGAAAGACGCCCGCGAGCGGCTCGGCAACGCGGCCGGCTGAGGCCCAGACCGGGCGGGCCTGCCAGGACAGTGTCTGGCAGGCCTTTTCTGTGGGCCCAGGCTGCGCGCTGCCTCCGGACCGCACCGTCTCGTCTGGCCTTCTGGCTCGCGTCTGTACGGTCCCGTCCTGCTAGCTATATGGTCGTCGCAGCCGCGGATGGGGCCGGTGAGGGGTTCCGGCCAGGAGGCCCGCCCCGCCGACGCACAAGCGTTGATCTAGGGAGCATTCATGCCCGCGGCGGGCGAGGTCTCTAGCGTGACCCTATGCCCGACCTTCTGCCAGACCTCGCCCGCCTGCGTGCCGACCAGACCACCGACGATCAGGCCTCGCCTTCGGTGCCCTACTACCACATGTGGACCGGTCCCGGAGGCGTCAGCCGACTGAACCCGGCCGCGATGACGGGATTCGGGCAGAAAAGCGTGGGCGGCGGCGCGGCCCCGCAGTGGCTGCGCCCCTTTCCCGGCGAGGTCGAGGCGGTGTCCTTCGCCGTGCTGCCGGTCGGCTGGGTGGGCGAGTGGCACGAAAGCCCGAAACCGCAGTGGGTCGTGCCGCTGTCGGGCCGCTGGTTTCTGGAGACGATGGACGGCGTGCGCGCCGAGATGGGCCCCGGCGACCTCCACTTCGGGCAGGACCAGGAGACGAACGGGGAGAAGGGCCACCGCTCCGGGCAGATCGGCGACGAACCCTGCGTGCAACTGATCGTGCAGTTCAGGGTCTCGCCCGGAGCGGCGACGCCCGAGCCGTTCTGAGCCGCCCGCTTCCCGCTCTTTTTCAGCGCGCAGCACGTCTATACTGCCAGGGATGACTTCACAGCACACCACCATTCGTGATCTCGCGGCGCATGTGGGCCAGAGCGTGACTCTGAGCGCGTGGCTGACCGACAAGAGCGGCAAGGGCAAGATTCAGTTCCTAAAACTGCGCGACGGCAGCGGCTTCGTGCAGGCGACCGTGTTCAAGGGCGACGTGAACGAGGAGGTCTTCGAGGCCGCCAAACGCCTGACGCAGGAGCAGGCCGTAATGGTCACCGGCGAGGTCCGCGCCGACGAGCGCGCCCCCGGCGGCGTGGAACTCAGCGTGCGCGGGCTCATGCCGGTGGGCGAAAACCACGCGGAGTACCCCATCACGCCCAAGGAGCACGGCATCGAGTTCCTGATGGACCACCGCCACCTGTGGCTGCGCCACCGCCGCCCCTGGGCGATCCTGCGGGTGCGTGACTGCATCCAGCGCTCGGTGGCCGAGTTCTTCCACGGCGAGGGCTTCGTGCGCTTCGACAGCCCGTTTTTCACGCCGAACGCCGCCGAGGATACGACCGAACTCTTCGAGATCGACCTGTTCGGCGAGGACAAGGCGTACCTGTCGCAGACTGGGCAGCTGCACGCCGAGGCGGGCGCGCTGGCCTTCGGCAAGGTCTACACCTTCGGGCCGACCTTCCGTGCCGAGAAGTCCAAGACGCGGCGCCACCTCCTCGAATTCTGGATGATCGAGCCGGAGGTGGCCCCGAGCAGCCACACCGAGAACATGGCCCTGCAGGAGCGCTTCGTGAGCTTCCTGGTGCGCCGCGTGCTGGCAGAATGCGCGACCGAGCTGGAGGTGCTGGGCCGCGACGTGAGAAGGCTGGCAGGCGCCGCCGAGGGCAACTACCCGCGCGTGAGCTACACCGAGGCGCTGGACATCGTGCGCCGGCACATCGAGGAGGGCGACCTGCCCGACAACGTGCAGGCCGACGTGCAGCCGGTCGAGTGGGGTGACGACCTCGGCGCGCCGCACGAGACGATCCTGGGCCACCACTTCGACCGCCCCGTGATCATCGAGAAGTACCCGGCGGCCATCAAGGCGTTCTACATGCAGCCCGACCCGGAAGACGCCCGCGTAGCCCTGTGCGACGATATGATCGCGCCCGAAGGGTACGGCGAGATCATCGGCGGCTCGGAGCGTATCCACGACTATGAGCTGCTGAAGTCGCGCCTCGAACACGAGGGCCTGCCCCTGGAAGCCTTCGACTGGTACCTCGACCTACGCCGCGTGGGCAGCGTGCCCCACGCCGGCTTCGGCATGGGCCTGGAGCGCTTCGTCGCTTGGATCACGGGCATCGACCACATCCGCGAGGCGATTCCCTTCCCGCGCATGCTGACGCGGATGAAGCCGTAAGCGAAAGCGCGTAGATGAGCTGTCGGCCCCCTCCCAGAAGTCGAGGGGGCCGTCCTCTGTTCTACAGGTCAGTGTTTGGTAGCGTCCCCCGAAGACCCTCGTGCACGAAGCGCGCAGGCCATTCCAACGGGCTCACAGCTGACCCCGACCTGAGCCGTCCCGCCGTACAACAGGGCGGCCTGCGCAGCGAAGACATTCCTGTCGGGGGGAAGATGGGAGGGAGGGCAAATAGACCCCGAACGCCTTCCAGAACCGGCTCTAACCTTCCCCCCGCTTACGCAGCAGCATCGTCCTCTTGCACCGCGCCACGAGGTCGCCGTGCTGGTTGAACCCTCGGTGCTCGACCGTCACCACCCCCTGCCCCGGCCGCGACCGGCTCTCCCGCGCCTCCACGACCTCCGACTCCGCCCGCAGCGTATCGCCGTGAAACACGGGCTTCGGAAACACCACGTCCGTCAGCCCCAGGTTGGCGACCAGCGTGCCGAGCGAGAGCTCGTGGACACTCAGGCCGACGAGCAGGCTCAGGGTCATCATCGAGTTGAACAGCGGGCGGCCGAACTCACTCGCGGCGGCGGCCTCGAAGTCGAGGTGCAGCGGCTGGGGGTTCATGGTCAGGGTAGTGAACAGGATGTTGTCCGACTCGGTGACGGTGCGCCGCAGCCGGTGGCGGATGACCGTACCGACCGGCAGTTCTTCGAAGTAACGGCCCTGGGGGCGGTCGAGGTCCTCGTTCACGCGCCCTCCCCCTGTGCCAGCAGCGCCCGCGCCGCCGCGAGCATCGGTTCGTCCACCATCTGGCCCGCGTAGGCGA belongs to Deinococcus sp. Leaf326 and includes:
- a CDS encoding cupin domain-containing protein; this encodes MPDLLPDLARLRADQTTDDQASPSVPYYHMWTGPGGVSRLNPAAMTGFGQKSVGGGAAPQWLRPFPGEVEAVSFAVLPVGWVGEWHESPKPQWVVPLSGRWFLETMDGVRAEMGPGDLHFGQDQETNGEKGHRSGQIGDEPCVQLIVQFRVSPGAATPEPF
- the asnS gene encoding asparagine--tRNA ligase, which translates into the protein MTSQHTTIRDLAAHVGQSVTLSAWLTDKSGKGKIQFLKLRDGSGFVQATVFKGDVNEEVFEAAKRLTQEQAVMVTGEVRADERAPGGVELSVRGLMPVGENHAEYPITPKEHGIEFLMDHRHLWLRHRRPWAILRVRDCIQRSVAEFFHGEGFVRFDSPFFTPNAAEDTTELFEIDLFGEDKAYLSQTGQLHAEAGALAFGKVYTFGPTFRAEKSKTRRHLLEFWMIEPEVAPSSHTENMALQERFVSFLVRRVLAECATELEVLGRDVRRLAGAAEGNYPRVSYTEALDIVRRHIEEGDLPDNVQADVQPVEWGDDLGAPHETILGHHFDRPVIIEKYPAAIKAFYMQPDPEDARVALCDDMIAPEGYGEIIGGSERIHDYELLKSRLEHEGLPLEAFDWYLDLRRVGSVPHAGFGMGLERFVAWITGIDHIREAIPFPRMLTRMKP
- a CDS encoding MaoC family dehydratase — its product is MNEDLDRPQGRYFEELPVGTVIRHRLRRTVTESDNILFTTLTMNPQPLHLDFEAAAASEFGRPLFNSMMTLSLLVGLSVHELSLGTLVANLGLTDVVFPKPVFHGDTLRAESEVVEARESRSRPGQGVVTVEHRGFNQHGDLVARCKRTMLLRKRGEG